TAAGTTCTTAGTTTCATGAAGGGAAAggggaaattaaattaaagcagGTTCTGTTGCAGGTCTATTTCAATTATAAATGCCTTATAAAAGGTATTAAAAATCATGTATTCATCCTTTATACTCTCTGGAAATATGTGTAATACTCGAAACTTCGTGGAAGTAATAAAAATGGTTCATTGGAAGGTTGTCTCTGTTAGAATCTTGACAGAATTAATCTCTTGCTAATGAACAAGCAAGATCACCGAGTCCACCAAGACTCCCTAAGAAATATGTTACTGTTAAATCTCGACAGAATTTCCATACTCGCCTTTGgctaaaaacatgttattttggaattttatgcattttttggattgttttatttgtttttggaacTTAGCGTCAAAATTTGGGTTATGAAACCTTTCGTTGAAACTTTGATACAATTCACACCGTATACCTAATAAAAACactgtttttttaatacattctgCTTTCCTTTCAATTATTCTTTTTCGTTACACATTATTCTCCAAGACAGCTGAAATTTTTCTTCTGATCTATGAGAATGAGATGCATTGATCATTGCTTAAATCAAGTagcctctactcctaagggacAGAACAGCGCATCAGGCTTTGCTAGGTTAGGGTTAGAAACAATGAGGCGTGCAATTTCAAAACCCTTGTGGAAAAAGTATGACCACCttcttaatttctaatttcCATAACATGTCTGGAGTGTTGATCAAGTTTCGGTGACTAGAAATCTTAACAGCTTGGAATCGTAAACGTCTAATTTCCATTACGCGGAACTAGCCTCACtcctatatgtatatattaccATGTTTCTTGTTCATTCAGCTAAATCCATCCAATTGTTACTAGCAATGGACTCTAAATTTGCCTTCTCATGTCTTCTGTTCTGCGTCCTCGTGTCCCTACATTCTGTCATAAGTCAAACGAGCGGTACTGTTAATGTGGGCGAATCCCTCACTGCCATGGGTCAGAATCCTCCGTGGCTTTCTCCTTCCAATGATTTTGCATTTGGATTCCGCCAAATAAGCGAGAATGATGATTTCTTCTTGCTTGCCATATGGTATTATAAAATTCCTGACAGAACCGTAGTTTGGTATGCTAACGGAGGAAATCCTGCACCGAGAGGATCGAAGGTTGAGCTAACTGCAGACCGTGGGCTAGTGCTTAAAGATCCTCGAGACTCAGAGATATGGAGATCAGGTTTCAGCGTAGGCACAGTCACCCATGGTGTAATGAATGATACAGGAAACTTTGTGCTTTTCAATGTCAACTCTGGATCTCAAGCATTATGGCAGAGCTTTAGCAATCCTACTGACACTTTGTTGCCTACTCAGATAATGAAGATAGAAGGGATGCTTTCTTCTAGGAGATCAGAAACCAACTTCTCTCAAGGAAGGTTCCAGTTCCGTTTGCTAAGAACTGGAAGTGCAGTCCTCAATCCAATAAACCTGCCCACCAAATACCCATATGATCAATACTATACCACAGGTACTCGGGACGCTGCAAATTCATCAAATGCTGGTATCCAAGTGGTCTTTGATGAGTTAGGCTACTTGTACGTACgaaaaagaaatgatgaaaGGTTCAATCTTACACCAGATGAGATGGTTCCAGTAACGGGTTATTATCACAAGGCAACCCTCAATTTTGATGGAGTCTTCACAATATCTCATCATCCAAAGAGTTCCTCGAGTAATGAGACCTGGACAGTCATTACGACCATACCGTCAAACATTTGCTTAGGACTCAACGGACCACAGGGAAGTGGGATTTGCGGCTTCAACAATGTCTGCAAACTCAAGGATGATCAAAGGCCAACATGTGAATGCCCACCTGGTTACTCATTAGTCGATCCAGACGATAAATATGGAAGCTGCAAACCTGATTTCCTTCAAGGCTGTGAAGTAGATGGGCAGAGACCTCAGGAAGATTTATACACCTCGGTGGAACTTCGAAACACCGACTGGGCACCATCTGATTACGAGTTGATGAAGCCTTGTAGTCAAGAAGACTGCAGAAAATCTTGTATGCAGGATTGTTTTTGTGCTGCGGCTGTGTCAAAATATGATAACTGTAGGAAGAAGAAGTTACCTCTCTCCAATGGGAGAAAAGATATTGCAGTTAGTTCTGTGGCTTATCTTAAAGTAAGTAAAGCTAATTCCACATTGCAGAACCCTCTTTGTCCGCCTCCAAATGCAGAGAAAAACCAGGACAGTTTGATCGTTATCGTGTCGGTGCTTTTAGGTGGCTCGGTGATTGTCGTGTTCGTATTGGCTGGCCTCTTATGTTCAGGTTCTTTCTTCTATCACAAGAAGCACACAGAAAAGCACCAACAAGAAAGTTCCATGGGAATGAATTTGCGGTGTTTAACCTACAAGGAGCTAGAGGATGCTACAAATGGATTCGATGAAGAGCTGGGAAGAGGATCTTTCGGAATTGTCTATAAAGGGGTCATAGAAACTGGTTCGACAGTCCCTATTTCCATTGCAGTCAAGAAGTTAGACAGATTAGTTAAAGACGGCGACGAGGAATTCAAAACTGAAGTCAAAGTGATTGGCCAAACACATCACAAGAATCTTGTTCAACTGCTAGGGTATTGTAATGAAGGACAGAACAGGTTGCTGGTTTATGAGTTCTTGAGCAATGGTACTTTGGCAAGCTTACTCTTTGGAGACTTGAAACCCAGCTGGTACCAGAGGACTCAAATCGCCTTGGGGACTGGGAAAGGCCTCTTGTACTTGCATGAAGAATGCAGCACCCAAATCATCCACTGCGACATAAAGCCACAAAACATCCTTCTTGATGACTCCTACAATGCTCGAATTTCTGACTTTG
This genomic interval from Populus alba chromosome 1, ASM523922v2, whole genome shotgun sequence contains the following:
- the LOC118049791 gene encoding G-type lectin S-receptor-like serine/threonine-protein kinase RLK1, yielding MDSKFAFSCLLFCVLVSLHSVISQTSGTVNVGESLTAMGQNPPWLSPSNDFAFGFRQISENDDFFLLAIWYYKIPDRTVVWYANGGNPAPRGSKVELTADRGLVLKDPRDSEIWRSGFSVGTVTHGVMNDTGNFVLFNVNSGSQALWQSFSNPTDTLLPTQIMKIEGMLSSRRSETNFSQGRFQFRLLRTGSAVLNPINLPTKYPYDQYYTTGTRDAANSSNAGIQVVFDELGYLYVRKRNDERFNLTPDEMVPVTGYYHKATLNFDGVFTISHHPKSSSSNETWTVITTIPSNICLGLNGPQGSGICGFNNVCKLKDDQRPTCECPPGYSLVDPDDKYGSCKPDFLQGCEVDGQRPQEDLYTSVELRNTDWAPSDYELMKPCSQEDCRKSCMQDCFCAAAVSKYDNCRKKKLPLSNGRKDIAVSSVAYLKVSKANSTLQNPLCPPPNAEKNQDSLIVIVSVLLGGSVIVVFVLAGLLCSGSFFYHKKHTEKHQQESSMGMNLRCLTYKELEDATNGFDEELGRGSFGIVYKGVIETGSTVPISIAVKKLDRLVKDGDEEFKTEVKVIGQTHHKNLVQLLGYCNEGQNRLLVYEFLSNGTLASLLFGDLKPSWYQRTQIALGTGKGLLYLHEECSTQIIHCDIKPQNILLDDSYNARISDFGLAKLLMINQTHTKTNIRGTKGYVAPEWFRSKPITVKVDVYSFGVMLLEIISCRRSVVIETGENDGEILTDWAYDCFRRGTLDALVDDDPEATSDMKRLEKYVMIALWCIQEDPSLRPTMKKVMLMLEGIVQVAIPPCPCSFSGTIS